In Gammaproteobacteria bacterium, one genomic interval encodes:
- the hfq gene encoding RNA chaperone Hfq yields MSKGHSLQDPYLNTLRKERVPVSVYLVNGIKLQGQIESFDQFVVLLRNSVSQMIYKHAISTVVPARNIKIPRDEDSGED; encoded by the coding sequence ATGAGCAAGGGGCATTCACTCCAGGATCCGTATCTCAATACTCTACGTAAAGAACGCGTCCCAGTGTCTGTTTACTTGGTAAACGGCATAAAACTCCAAGGGCAGATCGAATCGTTCGATCAATTTGTGGTATTGTTAAGAAACTCGGTAAGCCAAATGATCTACAAACACGCCATCTCTACCGTGGTGCCAGCGCGGAATATCAAAATCCCCAGAGATGAAGACAGCGGAGAGGACTAA
- the miaA gene encoding tRNA (adenosine(37)-N6)-dimethylallyltransferase MiaA: protein MGPTTAGKTRLAVELVERLPCDVISVDSAMVYRGMDIGTAKPTRDVLDRVPHRLIDICDPAEPYSVARFRRDALREIEDISSKGRIPLLVGGTGLYFRALQNGISKLPSADKRLRASLEADARAQGWHSLHARLAEVDPPSANRIHPNDPQRILRALEVFELTGQPLTDHFSRQTRDSLPYRVVKFVLAPRERGVIHQSVKTRFHRMLERGLVDEVRGLYERRDLGPHLPSARIVGYRQVWRYLEGSLDYPGMVERAIVATRQLAKRQLTWLRSERNATWFDGSDEDVLGSLLKFLEGAPMVTGRL from the coding sequence ATGGGGCCAACAACCGCGGGAAAGACGCGGCTTGCCGTTGAGCTTGTTGAGCGCTTGCCTTGCGATGTCATCAGTGTCGATTCGGCAATGGTGTATCGGGGCATGGATATCGGCACGGCCAAACCGACACGGGACGTGCTTGATCGGGTGCCCCACCGGTTGATCGATATTTGCGATCCGGCTGAGCCCTATTCTGTGGCCCGGTTTCGCAGAGATGCGCTCCGCGAGATAGAGGATATCAGCAGCAAAGGAAGGATCCCGTTATTGGTGGGGGGTACGGGGCTATATTTCCGCGCTTTGCAAAACGGTATTTCGAAACTGCCTTCGGCTGACAAGCGTCTCCGTGCGTCACTCGAAGCTGACGCACGTGCACAAGGTTGGCATTCCCTGCATGCGCGACTGGCGGAGGTTGACCCCCCCTCGGCAAACCGAATTCATCCAAATGACCCTCAACGCATACTCCGTGCCTTGGAGGTGTTTGAACTCACCGGGCAGCCGCTGACGGATCATTTTTCGCGACAGACACGAGATTCTCTGCCTTATCGGGTGGTGAAGTTCGTGCTGGCACCTCGTGAACGCGGGGTGATTCACCAATCCGTGAAGACACGTTTTCACCGAATGCTGGAGCGCGGCCTCGTTGACGAGGTGCGGGGTTTGTATGAGCGGCGTGACTTGGGCCCACACCTGCCGTCCGCTCGGATTGTTGGCTATCGTCAGGTTTGGCGCTATTTGGAGGGGTCGTTGGATTACCCGGGGATGGTGGAGCGTGCGATTGTTGCAACGCGTCAATTAGCAAAACGTCAGTTGACTTGGCTGCGCTCAGAACGTAATGCCACCTGGTTTGACGGCAGCGACGAAGATGTACTTGGTAGCCTGTTGAAGTTCTTGGAGGGAGCCCCGATGGTTACAGGACGATTGTAA